The following proteins are encoded in a genomic region of Coffea eugenioides isolate CCC68of chromosome 6, Ceug_1.0, whole genome shotgun sequence:
- the LOC113776207 gene encoding LOW QUALITY PROTEIN: rRNA methyltransferase 1, mitochondrial-like (The sequence of the model RefSeq protein was modified relative to this genomic sequence to represent the inferred CDS: inserted 2 bases in 1 codon) codes for MLRQIHTSKPQCLLGYGYNPTLLGYTSEVNSRTFSCLVNHITNKNFKFLRYRNCLVQLRRKTLFQEGKIAKGFASGTSFKNASRDSGNFQLVNGARSFSSSDSQKVAQRNDKNLPWLVKSRAKDTRRPEKMDVSKTSTSSWEESANKFLKGGGTAAKDRGFQGWEGSQHNYRGEYESIEEEDGEEEAEVEDIDDPRWDKIKNQYNRIGAAKLGSDKPEFKKWNKQEIWGRKTWKDATESTVPKIVGEGXYGVGPILAALSAGRREFYALYVQEGIDLSGNNRKKKDKKGFEKVLRMAENIGLNKKEISKHDLNMVVDNRPHQGIVLDASPLEMVGIKELEPVSVEGESGPLWVALDEVTDPQNLGAIIRSAYFFGASGVVLCAKNSAPLSGVVSKASAGSLELMELRSCKNMMQFLSSSAQNGWRVLGGSVSSRAVPLNEVVPGASTILVLGSEGTGLRPLVERSCTELIRIPGNIPMDVIAGEDEEMERSEVNHGVPGKEFRSFMAVESLNVSVAAGVLLHHLSGIKCSDNGPKGES; via the exons ATGTTAAGGCAAATTCATACCTCTAAACCTCAATGTCTACTTGGGTACGGATATAATCCAACGCTGCTAGGGTATACTTCTGAAGTGAATTCTAGGACTTTCTCGTGTTTGGTGAATCACATAACcaataaaaatttcaaatttttaagaTACAGAAATTGCTTAGTTCAGCTCCGCCGTAAAACCCTTTTTCAAGAAGGTAAAATAGCTAAGGGCTTTGCAAGTGGGACTTCGTTTAAGAATGCTTCAAGGGATTCGGGGAATTTCCAATTGGTTAATGGGGCTAGAAGTTTTTCGAGTTCCGATTCTCAGAAAGTCGCTCAACGCAATGACAAGAATCTTCCTTGGTTAGTTAAATCAAGGGCTAAAGATACAAGGAGGCCTGAGAAAATGGATGTGTCGAAAACCAGCACTTCTTCATGGGAGGAGTCAGCAAACAAGTTCCTAAAAGGTGGTGGAACTGCCGCAAAAGATAGGGGTTTTCAGGGTTGGGAAGGTAGCCAGCACAACTACAGGGGCGAATATGAAAGTATTGAAGAAGAGGATGGAGAAGAAGAAGCCGAAGTTGAGGATATTGATGATCCAAGATGGGATAAAATAAAGAATCAATACAATAGAATTGGTGCAGCGAAACTGGGTTCAGATAAACCAGAATTTAAGAAGTGGAATAAGCAGGAAATTTGGGGTAGGAAAACATGGAAAGATGCTACCGAATCCACAGTGCCAAAGATTGTTGGCGAGGG ATATGGAGTTGGTCCAATATTAGCTGCATTATCTGCTGGAAGAAGAGAATTTTATGCTTTGTATGTTCAAGAAGGGATTGATCTTAGTGGAAATAACAGGAAGAAGAAGGACAAGAAAGGGTTTGAGAAAGTGCTAAGGATGGCAGAGAATATTGGATTGAACAAAAAGGAGATATCCAAACATGATCTGAATATGGTTGTTGATAACAGGCCGCATCAGGGAATAGTCTTGGATGCTTCTCCGTTAGAGATGGTCGGGATCAAGGAATTAGAACCAGTTTCAGTTGAGGGGGAGAGCGGCCCTCTTTGGGTCGCATTGGATGAGGTTACTGATCCTCAGAATTTGGGGGCTATTATCCGTTCTGCTTATTTCTTTGGTGCCTCAGGGGTGGTTTTATGTGCTAAGAACTCTGCTCCTCTGAGTGGGGTTGTCAGCAAAGCAAGTGCTGGCTCACTTGAGTTAATGGAGCTCAGATCATGCAAGAACATGATGCAGTTCTTGTCTTCTTCAGCTCAAAATGGTTGGCGGGTTCTTGGGGGCTCAGTTTCTTCTAGAGCTGTTCCTTTGAATGAGGTTGTACCTGGTGCTTCCACAATTCTTGTTTTAGGCAGTGAGGGCACTGGTTTGAGGCCTTTGGTAGAGAGATCATGCACTGAATTGATTAGGATTCCTGGAAACATTCCCATGGATGTAATTGCTGGTGAAGACGAAGAGATGGAAAGGTCTGAGGTCAATCATGGGGTTCCAGGTAAAGAGTTCAGGTCCTTTATGGCTGTGGAGAGCTTGAATGTAAGTGTTGCGGCGGGTGTGCTTCTTCACCACTTGAGTGGAATCAAATGCAGTGACAATGGCCCCAAGGGAGAGAGTTGA
- the LOC113773052 gene encoding probable 3-hydroxyisobutyrate dehydrogenase-like 1, mitochondrial, with the protein MRPWSLLSPLYSHCRRSSSYVFAAISTRTTTITTHFHRTMATTASEPTSPSNTRLGWIGTGVMGISMCSHLINAGYNLTIFTRTPSKAQSLLSLGAHWADSPKTVASQSDVVLSIVGYPSDVRHVILHPSTGALSGLRPGGIIVDMTTSDPSLAVEIHSAATSAGCSAVDAPVSGGDRGARNATLSIFTGGDGPIIEKLKPIFALLGRVYYMGAPGKGQFTKLANQITISSTMVGLCEGLVYAHKAGLDLELYLSAISTGAAGSKSLDLYGSRILKRDFEAGFFVNHFVKDLGICLRECQNMNLALPGLALAQQLYLSLKAYGEGDLGTQALVLALERLNNVSLDSAGGAAGSGNKT; encoded by the coding sequence ATGCGACCGTGGTCACTTCTCTCCCCACTCTACAGTCACTGCCGTCGCAGCTCCTCCTACGTATTTGCCGCCATCTCCACCCGGACCACCACTATCACCACCCATTTCCACCGCACCATGGCCACAACAGCCTCCGAGCCGACAAGCCCATCCAACACCCGTCTAGGTTGGATTGGAACTGGAGTCATGGGCATCTCCATGTGCTCCCACCTAATCAACGCCGGCTACAATCTCACCATCTTCACCCGAACCCCCTCCAAGGCCCAATCCCTCCTCTCTCTGGGTGCCCACTGGGCCGACTCCCCCAAAACTGTCGCCTCCCAATCCGACGTCGTCTTGTCCATCGTCGGTTACCCATCCGACGTCCGCCACGTTATCCTCCACCCATCCACAGGTGCTCTCTCCGGTTTACGCCCCGGAGGTATCATCGTTGACATGACCACCTCGGATCCCTCACTCGCCGTTGAAATACACTCGGCAGCCACCTCTGCCGGCTGTTCCGCCGTTGACGCCCCAGTATCCGGCGGCGATCGTGGCGCCCGCAACGCCACGCTCTCTATCTTCACAGGCGGGGACGGACCTATCATCGAAAAACTAAAACCCATTTTCGCCCTCCTCGGAAGAGTTTATTACATGGGTGCTCCAGGAAAGGGGCAATTCACGAAACTAGCAAACCAGATAACCATATCTTCAACAATGGTGGGGCTTTGTGAAGGTTTAGTATATGCCCACAAGGCTGGTTTGGACCTAGAGTTGTACTTGAGTGCGATATCTACAGGCGCGGCTGGATCCAAGTCGTTGGATTTGTATGGGAGTAGGATTTTGAAAAGGGATTTCGAGGCCGGATTTTTTGTGAATCATTTCGTGAAGGATTTGGGGATATGCTTGAGGGAATGTCAGAATATGAATTTGGCGTTGCCGGGTTTGGCACTGGCTCAGCAGCTTTATCTTTCGCTTAAGGCTTATGGTGAGGGGGATTTGGGCACCCAGGCGCTTGTTTTGGCGCTTGAAAGGCTCAACAACGTTTCACTCGATTCTGCTGGTGGTGCTGCTGGTTCAGGGAATAAAACATGA
- the LOC113773050 gene encoding receptor-like protein kinase HSL1: MSKTTQWSSQLTFLIFTIFFLSLPFLGNSQATKTNPEEQTILLKLKQQWLNPPSLSHWSSSSDHCTWPEINCTGGSVTKLNVSNLAITETIPSFICDLKNLTVLDLNNNFIPGSFPTVLYSCSKLEYLDLSQNLFVGTIPDAIDSLSPSTLQYLILEANNFTGDIPPAIGKLTGLKSLYARRNLFNGSFPAEIGNLLNLEELALSTNGFVPQHIPSSFTRLKKLRFLWMFQTNLIGEIPQDIGNMTALEYLDLSENELSGNIPGGLFQLKNLSSLLLYKNRLVGSIPSSIEALNLEIIDLSNNSLTGKIPDEFGKLTNLTGLALFFNELSGEVPTSLGMLPSLVDIRLFYNNLSGQLPPDFGRHSMLSSFQVSANNFTGNLPQDLCKNGVLIGVVAFGNSLTGELPPSLGNCDSMQVVQLQGNQFSGQIPDGLWTTNLTTLLIQNNSFTGQLPDKVASGLSTLDISNNQFSGEIPAGVSSWNNLRNFKASNNLLSGKIPQELTSLPELETLLLDGNRLYGSLPSSIISWEGLNVLSFSNNQLSGQIPAAIGLLPVLNALDLSENDFSGQIPAQIGLLRLNSLNLSSNRLSGRIPGEFENAAFDRSFLGNAGLCSRNPSLGLNACASQTGESNKLSAKFVAAVSSIAAVGFLVALVYTFFLIRGYKKKKQGLDSTWKLTSFQKLNFTAPSLLSSLTESNMIGSGGSGNVYRVPINSSGAYVAVKKICNSKRLDHKEFHAEVEILGTIRHSNIVKLMCCISTDSSKLLVYEYMENRSLDRWLHCKRNRSANTGSIHHIVLEWPKRLQIAIDAARGLCYMHHDCSPSIIHRDLKSSNILLDSEFNAKIADFGLARMLVKDGEPNTMSVVAGSFGYIAPEYAQTRRVNEKIDVYSFGVILLELVTGREGNYGDETSSLAEWAWRHFQEGKPIIEAFDEDIMEPCYLDEIANVFKLGIFCTGLVPSNRPTMRDVLQILLRSVHSVPMGEKNGRSEYDFAPLLNNSKRKKSLIDEDGGFDSTI, translated from the exons ATGTCCAAAACCACCCAATGGTCTTCCCAGCTCACCTTTCTGATATTCACCATCTTCTTCCTCTCCTTACCTTTCCTCGGCAACTCACAAGCTACCAAAACCAATCCAGAAGAACAGACCATTCTGCTCAAACTCAAACAGCAGTGGCTGAATCCGCCCTCCCTGTCCCACTGGTCCTCATCATCAGACCACTGCACCTGGCCAGAGATCAACTGCACAGGTGGATCGGTCACAAAACTCAACGTCTCCAATTTGGCAATCACAGAAACAATCCCATCATTTATCTGTGACCTCAAGAACCTCACAGTTCTCGATCTCAACAACAATTTCATCCCCGGCTCCTTCCCTACAGTTCTCTACAGCTGCTCCAAGCTCGAATACCTTGACCTGTCTCAGAATTTGTTCGTTGGCACTATTCCTGATGCTATTGACAGCCTATCCCCAAGCACCCTCCAGTACCTTATACTTGAAGCCAACAATTTCACTGGCGACATCCCTCCAGCTATTGGGAAGCTAACGGGGCTTAAAAGCCTTTACGCCAGAAGAAACCTGTTTAATGGTTCTTTCCCTGCAGAGATTGGCAATTTGCTGAATCTTGAAGAGCTGGCCTTGAGTACTAATGGATTTGTCCCACAACATATACCCTCGAGTTTCACTCGGTTGAAAAAGTTGAGATTTTTATGGATGTTTCAGACTAATTTGATTGGAGAGATCCCACAAGACATTGGGAACATGACGGCTCTGGAGTACTTGGACTTGTCAGAAAATGAGCTCAGTGGAAATATCCCTGGTGGACTATTTCAGCTTAAAAATCTGAGCAGTCTTTTGCTTTACAAGAACAGGCTGGTCGGGTCAATACCATCATCAATTGAGGCCTTGAATCTGGAGATCATTGACCTGTCTAATAACAGCTTAACGGGGAAAATACCGGATGAGTTTGGCAAATTGACAAACTTAACAGGGCTAGCTCTGTTTTTCAATGAATTATCAGGCGAAGTACCTACTAGTTTGGGCATGTTGCCATCACTAGTAGACATTAGGCTGTTCTACAATAATCTATCAGGTCAGTTGCCACCAGATTTTGGGAGGCACTCGATGCTCAGTAGCTTTCAGGTTTCAGCCAACAATTTCACTGGAAATTTGCCACAAGATTTATGCAAGAACGGTGTGCTAATTGGTGTGGTTGCTTTTGGCAACAGTCTTACAGGAGAATTACCACCATCCCTTGGGAACTGCGACAGCATGCAGGTTGTACAGCTTCAAGGTAATCAATTTTCAGGCCAAATTCCGGATGGTTTGTGGACAACAAATTTGACAACTTTGTTGATACAGAATAACTCATTTACTGGCCAGCTACCGGACAAAGTTGCATCAGGTTTGTCAACTCTTGATATCAGTAACAATCAGTTTTCAGGTGAAATTCCAGCTGGAGTGTCATCTTGGAATAATTTAAGGAACTTTAAGGCAAGCAATAACCTGCTCAGTGGTAAAATTCCTCAAGAGTTGACTTCTCTTCCAGAGTTGGAAACACTTCTGCTTGATGGCAATCGGCTTTATGGGAGTCTGCCATCAAGCATAATCTCATGGGAGGGGTTAAATGTCTTGAGCTTCAGTAACAACCAGCTTTCTGGCCAAATACCTGCAGCAATTGGCCTTTTACCTGTCCTTAATGCCCTGGACTTGTCAGAAAATGACTTCTCAGGTCAAATTCCAGCTCAAATTGGGCTTCTAAGGTTAAATTCCCTCAACCTCTCTTCCAATCGCCTCTCTGGTAGAATACCTGGTGAATTTGAAAATGCAGCTTTTGACAGAAGTTTCTTGGGTAATGCTGGTCTTTGTTCACGTAATCCATCTTTAGGCCTTAACGCCTGTGCTTCCCAAACCGGGGAGTCAAACAAGCTTTCAGCAAAATTTGTCGCAGCTGTTTCAAGTATAGCCGCAGTTGGCTTTTTAGTGGCTTTAGTATACACATTCTTTTTGATCAGAggttacaagaagaaaaaacagGGATTGGATTCAACTTGGAAATTAACCTCATTTCAGAAGTTGAATTTCACTGCACCATCCCTTCTATCAAGCTTGACAGAAAGCAACATGATTGGAAGTGGAGGTTCAGGAAATGTCTATCGTGTTCCAATTAATAGTTCAGGTGCATATGTTGCTGTTAAGAAGATTTGTAATAGCAAAAGGTTGGATCACAAAGAATTTCATGCAGAAGTTGAGATTTTGGGCACTATTCGACACTCCAACATTGTGAAGTTAATGTGTTGCATCTCAACGGATAGTTCGAAGTTACTGGTCTACGAGTATATGGAAAATCGTAGTTTGGATCGTTGGCTTCATTGCAAGAGGAACCGGTCTGCTAACACAGGTTCAATCCACCATATTGTCCTGGAGTGGCCTAAGAGGTTGCAGATTGCAATTGATGCTGCTCGAGGGCTCTGCTATATGCACCATGACTGCTCACCATCTATAATTCACCGAGATTTAAAATCAAGCAACATTTTGCTAGATTCTGAATTCAATGCAAAAATTGCAGATTTTGGTCTGGCTAGGATGTTAGTGAAGGATGGAGAGCCCAACACAATGTCAGTTGTAGCTGGCTCATTCGGATACATTGCTCCTG AGTATGCTCAGACAAGAAGAGTGAATGAGAAGATTGATGTGTATAGCTTTGGGGTCATCCTTTTGGAACTGGTTACTGGAAGAGAAGGCAATTACGGTGATGAGACTTCATCGCTTGCAGAATGGGCGTGGCGTCACTTTCAAGAAGGGAAACCAATAATTGAGGCCTTCGACGAGGACATAATGGAGCCTTGTTACTTAGATGAGATAGCCAACGTGTTCAAACTCGGTATTTTCTGTACCGGATTGGTGCCCTCCAACCGCCCTACAATGAGGGACGTTTTACAAATTTTGCTCCGCTCTGTTCATTCAGTGCCAATGGGagaaaagaatggcagaagcgAGTATGATTTTGCCCCCCTTCTTAACAACTCAAAGCGCAAGAAGTCGTTGATCGACGAAGATGGCGGCTTCGACTCAACGATCTGA